A single genomic interval of Terriglobus albidus harbors:
- a CDS encoding SAVED domain-containing protein, with protein sequence MNIGQKAHIYSFSEGGPRGRDGVLPEDINSVDNLLLVCHECHQKIDKAVDGGRYPAPLLREMKRDHESRIELVTGIDTTRKSHVLLYGANIGEHTAPLTYAGAATAMFPHRYPATDRAISLSLHNSAGTDRDEQFWISERENLERQFARRVRDQIADGDIAHLSVFSLAPQPLLIHLGTLLGDIIPCDVYQLHREPQTWAWPSGGAAPEYFIHEPQIKGRKAALVLSLSATIDLGRITSVLGEDASIWVITVQTPHNDLMKSRDQLSSLRAVLRRVFDRIKSAHGQSAILHIFAAAPVSACLEVGRVRMPKADMPWQLYDQVNARGGFVPALSISLEAN encoded by the coding sequence GTGAACATCGGGCAGAAAGCCCATATATATTCCTTTAGCGAAGGCGGACCACGAGGGCGTGACGGGGTTTTGCCGGAAGACATCAACTCGGTGGACAATCTCCTGCTGGTTTGCCACGAGTGCCATCAGAAGATCGACAAAGCTGTCGATGGCGGACGCTATCCGGCGCCACTGCTCCGTGAGATGAAGCGAGACCACGAGAGCCGCATCGAGCTCGTGACGGGCATAGATACGACGCGGAAAAGCCACGTTCTCCTGTACGGAGCCAACATTGGCGAACACACTGCGCCGTTGACTTACGCTGGTGCCGCGACGGCGATGTTTCCGCACCGCTACCCGGCCACTGATCGTGCGATTAGCCTCAGTCTCCACAACAGCGCCGGCACAGACCGTGATGAGCAGTTCTGGATCTCTGAACGAGAGAATCTTGAGCGGCAATTTGCTCGGCGTGTTCGAGATCAGATTGCAGACGGCGACATTGCGCATCTCTCCGTGTTTTCGCTGGCACCGCAGCCTTTGCTCATTCATCTGGGAACGCTGCTGGGCGACATCATTCCTTGCGACGTATACCAATTGCATCGCGAACCGCAGACCTGGGCCTGGCCATCGGGAGGGGCGGCGCCCGAATACTTTATCCATGAGCCGCAGATCAAGGGCCGAAAAGCTGCGCTGGTCTTGTCGTTGAGCGCGACTATTGATCTCGGCCGGATCACTTCGGTGCTCGGGGAGGACGCCAGTATCTGGGTGATTACGGTACAAACGCCGCACAACGACCTGATGAAGAGCCGGGATCAGCTCTCCTCTCTGAGGGCAGTGTTACGGCGGGTCTTCGACCGGATCAAGTCCGCGCACGGGCAGTCCGCCATTCTGCATATCTTTGCCGCGGCACCTGTCTCCGCGTGTCTTGAAGTCGGCCGAGTGCGTATGCCGAAGGCCGACATGCCTTGGCAGCTCTACGACCAGGTGAATGCACGTGGGGGCTTTGTACCTGCTTTATCGATATCTTTGGAGGCCAACTAA
- a CDS encoding helix-turn-helix domain-containing protein, which translates to MAKKLLEDLGRRVQQKRGKLGVRAAAQQIGISHATLSRIERGHLPDLENYRKICVWLGEDPETIAVETVVAESSPISEVHFRKKPTVTPVTAEALAQMILAAQNFILTRQGGF; encoded by the coding sequence TTGGCCAAAAAGCTTCTTGAAGACCTCGGACGCAGAGTGCAGCAAAAGCGAGGGAAGTTGGGAGTTCGAGCCGCCGCCCAACAGATCGGCATCAGTCATGCAACGCTTTCGCGCATCGAACGAGGACATCTCCCTGATCTAGAAAACTACCGCAAGATCTGTGTCTGGCTCGGCGAAGATCCAGAAACAATCGCTGTGGAGACCGTTGTCGCCGAATCTTCGCCCATTTCTGAAGTACACTTCCGCAAGAAGCCGACTGTGACCCCAGTTACCGCTGAAGCGCTGGCGCAGATGATTCTAGCTGCGCAAAATTTCATCCTGACGCGGCAAGGCGGGTTCTAA